From Flavobacterium lipolyticum, one genomic window encodes:
- a CDS encoding acyl carrier protein has product MSTIEQLHGVFARAFEIPVEAVNDGLEYQAIAEWDSLSHLVLVEELESTYKISIEMEDILEMGSVAKIKDILKKYGFEIN; this is encoded by the coding sequence ATGAGTACAATAGAACAATTACACGGAGTATTTGCAAGAGCTTTTGAAATTCCTGTTGAGGCAGTAAACGACGGACTGGAATATCAGGCTATAGCCGAATGGGATTCGCTGAGTCATTTGGTATTAGTAGAAGAACTTGAAAGTACTTACAAAATCTCAATCGAAATGGAAGACATTCTGGAGATGGGAAGTGTAGCAAAAATTAAAGACATTCTTAAAAAATACGGATTTGAAATCAATTAG
- a CDS encoding MATE family efflux transporter, with protein MKEALLKTRSFFGLLRRSLAGSEKNFTSGSINKTILLLSVPMVVELLMESLFVCSNLFFVSRLGTNAISIAGATTTFITFCYSVSIGLGIAASAMISRRIGEKKFKAAGQTTMQVIYATVPIAALISIVCTICTTDIMSAMGLSAAMVEEGRTYGIVMFASSGFLILRIVVNGIFRGVGDASTAMRILWLSNALNIVLCPVFIYGWGPIPAYGLLGVGLATLIARVIGVLYQAWYLIRAKTMLKIGLAQMVFNLAIFKRVLKLAFGGTVQFIIPASSWVFMIKIMSHFGESALAGYILAQRVTSIATMPAWGLGNAAGILTGQNLGAKQPERAEKSVWRAGMLNMGFLVLIGICWIFLAVPVIKIFTDIPEVISFSTMYIHLISIAYILLGYTMVISRALNAAGEVKVVTWLYILMFYVIQIPLAYALGISFDLGSNGVFTAILVSEIILAVACIVVFRKGKWKHTKL; from the coding sequence ATGAAAGAAGCCCTTTTAAAAACACGCTCCTTCTTTGGTTTATTAAGGCGTTCTCTTGCCGGAAGTGAAAAAAACTTCACATCCGGCAGTATTAACAAAACCATTCTTTTACTGTCAGTTCCAATGGTGGTTGAGCTTCTGATGGAATCCCTATTTGTATGTTCCAATCTGTTCTTTGTAAGCCGATTGGGTACGAATGCCATTTCAATTGCGGGAGCGACCACTACTTTTATCACTTTTTGTTACTCGGTTTCCATTGGTTTGGGGATAGCGGCATCCGCGATGATTTCCAGAAGAATTGGCGAGAAAAAATTCAAAGCTGCAGGTCAAACCACCATGCAGGTGATTTATGCTACAGTACCTATTGCCGCCCTGATTAGCATTGTCTGTACCATCTGTACCACTGATATTATGAGTGCTATGGGACTTTCGGCTGCTATGGTTGAGGAAGGAAGAACTTACGGCATCGTCATGTTTGCTTCCAGCGGATTTTTGATTCTTCGAATCGTCGTAAATGGAATCTTTCGAGGTGTTGGAGACGCTTCGACAGCTATGAGAATACTGTGGCTTTCCAATGCATTGAACATTGTACTGTGTCCGGTATTTATTTATGGCTGGGGTCCTATTCCGGCATACGGTTTATTGGGAGTTGGACTGGCCACTTTAATTGCGAGAGTAATTGGAGTACTGTATCAGGCCTGGTATCTGATAAGGGCAAAAACCATGTTAAAAATTGGTCTGGCACAAATGGTCTTCAATCTTGCTATTTTCAAAAGAGTACTGAAACTTGCTTTTGGCGGTACCGTACAATTTATCATTCCGGCATCAAGTTGGGTGTTCATGATTAAGATCATGTCGCATTTTGGCGAGAGTGCTCTTGCAGGTTACATTCTGGCACAAAGAGTCACTTCTATCGCTACGATGCCGGCCTGGGGTCTTGGAAATGCCGCAGGAATCTTAACCGGACAAAATCTGGGAGCCAAACAGCCCGAACGTGCCGAAAAATCGGTTTGGAGAGCGGGAATGTTAAACATGGGATTTCTGGTTTTAATTGGAATTTGCTGGATATTCCTTGCTGTTCCGGTTATAAAAATCTTTACTGACATTCCTGAGGTGATCTCTTTTAGTACCATGTACATTCATCTAATTTCGATAGCCTACATATTATTAGGTTATACGATGGTGATTTCAAGAGCCCTTAATGCGGCCGGCGAAGTAAAAGTGGTGACCTGGCTTTACATCCTGATGTTCTATGTCATACAGATTCCGCTTGCCTATGCCCTGGGAATTTCTTTTGATTTGGGTTCCAATGGTGTTTTTACGGCCATCCTTGTTTCAGAAATTATATTGGCCGTGGCTTGTATCGTTGTTTTCCGAAAAGGAAAATGGAAACATACAAAGCTTTAA
- a CDS encoding IucA/IucC family protein encodes MITPENTFKDAQHLNADIWNQVNRNLLAKSISELMREDVANPQITAKDEDGLTHFRLETDTASIYYTFSAYPRFLNYWHIVKDSLCKVEHEVKLEHIDVPNFFIELQETFGINSFTLAHYIEELLHTLYADAYIQSNRRVPAAELADADFQTIEHSLDGHPWVIVNKGRIGFDSEDYTKYNPESDQRTRLIWIAAHKNRANLRLQTDVNDQDFYENEIGKEKLDAFRNKLAALNVDPYDYVFIPVHVWQWQNKLVMQFSNDIASKHLIPLELTEDIYSPQQSIRTFFNESAPHKHYVKTSMSILNTSHVRGLSPKQLLIAPRLTEYLKNVLKKDEHLQKMGVVLLGEVVSVTYAHPSYSKIDNPPYQYNEYLGAMWRESPINSLREGENLMTMAALLYVDNTGKSLVQELIEKSGLSTEQWLKAYMTAYLKPVLQIYYQHSLSIDPHGQNVILILKDYVPTRIALQDFVGDILINEEAKKKLPQEFIDNLFNASPNPENAPLTILIAIFDAFFRYLSHVMITNANYTEKEFWNCVYDIIIEYQAEHPELQEIFDKYNMFIPEFKRLIFNSRRLYNGYEETAGFPHMKKSGFVPNPLHQLIHEEIVTAKEN; translated from the coding sequence ATGATAACCCCAGAAAATACCTTTAAAGACGCTCAGCACCTCAACGCCGATATTTGGAATCAGGTCAATCGAAACTTACTTGCCAAAAGTATTTCGGAATTGATGCGTGAAGACGTCGCGAACCCTCAAATAACCGCTAAAGATGAGGATGGACTTACCCATTTCAGATTAGAAACCGACACCGCGAGTATTTACTATACTTTTTCGGCTTATCCGAGATTTCTTAACTATTGGCATATTGTTAAAGACAGCCTTTGTAAAGTGGAACATGAAGTAAAATTAGAACATATCGATGTACCGAATTTCTTTATCGAACTTCAGGAAACTTTCGGTATCAACTCTTTTACCCTGGCCCATTATATCGAAGAGTTACTGCACACCTTATACGCCGATGCTTACATTCAGTCAAACCGTCGTGTGCCTGCTGCGGAACTAGCCGATGCTGATTTTCAAACGATCGAACACAGTCTGGATGGCCACCCGTGGGTAATAGTCAACAAGGGGCGTATTGGTTTTGACTCGGAAGATTATACAAAATACAATCCGGAGTCTGATCAAAGAACACGTTTAATTTGGATTGCTGCTCATAAAAACAGAGCTAATCTGCGTTTACAGACCGATGTGAACGATCAGGATTTTTATGAAAATGAAATTGGCAAAGAAAAACTGGATGCCTTTAGAAACAAGTTAGCGGCATTAAATGTAGATCCGTATGATTATGTTTTTATTCCGGTGCATGTATGGCAATGGCAAAATAAACTCGTGATGCAATTCTCTAATGATATTGCTTCCAAACATCTTATCCCATTAGAGCTAACCGAAGACATTTACAGCCCTCAACAAAGTATTCGTACTTTTTTCAACGAAAGTGCACCTCATAAACATTATGTAAAAACATCAATGTCTATTTTAAACACCAGCCATGTTAGAGGTTTGTCTCCTAAACAATTATTGATAGCGCCACGTTTGACAGAGTATCTGAAAAATGTTCTTAAAAAAGACGAGCACTTGCAAAAAATGGGAGTTGTACTTTTAGGTGAAGTCGTTTCGGTTACCTATGCCCACCCGAGTTATAGTAAAATTGACAATCCTCCTTACCAGTACAATGAATATTTGGGGGCTATGTGGCGCGAAAGTCCTATAAATTCCCTTAGAGAAGGAGAGAATTTAATGACGATGGCGGCATTATTATATGTAGACAACACCGGAAAAAGTCTTGTACAAGAACTGATAGAAAAGTCAGGTCTTTCTACAGAACAATGGCTCAAAGCTTATATGACTGCGTATCTTAAGCCCGTGCTTCAGATTTATTACCAGCATTCGTTATCTATTGATCCACATGGACAAAATGTGATTCTGATTCTAAAAGATTATGTGCCAACACGTATTGCCCTGCAGGACTTTGTGGGAGATATTTTAATTAATGAAGAAGCAAAGAAAAAATTGCCGCAGGAATTTATTGATAACTTGTTTAATGCCTCTCCAAATCCTGAAAATGCACCATTAACGATACTTATCGCCATTTTTGATGCCTTCTTCAGATACCTGAGTCACGTTATGATTACAAACGCTAACTACACAGAGAAGGAATTCTGGAATTGTGTTTACGATATTATCATCGAATATCAGGCAGAACATCCTGAGCTTCAGGAAATATTCGACAAGTACAATATGTTCATACCTGAATTCAAACGTCTTATTTTCAATAGCCGACGTTTGTATAATGGTTATGAAGAAACGGCCGGATTTCCACACATGAAGAAAAGTGGTTTTGTACCGAATCCGTTACATCAGTTAATCCATGAAGAAATAGTAACAGCAAAAGAAAACTAA
- a CDS encoding lysine N(6)-hydroxylase/L-ornithine N(5)-oxygenase family protein, with amino-acid sequence MNTEKIYSVIGIGIGPFNLGLAALIEPIEDLSALFFDQSEGFDWHPGLMLNNATLQVPFLADLVTMADPTNKYSFLNYIKQSGRAYKFYIRENFFIYRREYNEYCKWAAAQLSNLKFSHKVISIDPVDDVYKVTVIHTQSCVTTVYYTHKIVLGTGTSPHVPDFIDTEALPNVIHASQYLYFKPQIQKNASVTIIGSGQSAAEVFRDLLPDTEDGLQLKWFTRSSHFFPLDNKSKLTLELTSPEYVDHFHSLSAQKRKQLLDSQHGLYKGIDHELINEIFDSLYEMSLEDTPLNVELRSNMRLTSVKEDTDGSHLLDFVQTELEQPFEDQTDYVILATGYKYKEPTILSGIQDKIGRLENGLFKVHRNYTIDKNGTDIFVQNAELHTHGLSTPDLGMGAYRNSYIINQIANREVYKVEKRIAFQQFGVQRATPEFSSANVLELVNEQVNH; translated from the coding sequence ATGAATACAGAAAAAATATATTCGGTAATCGGAATTGGAATTGGTCCTTTCAACCTTGGACTAGCCGCACTTATCGAACCCATTGAAGATTTATCAGCACTGTTTTTTGATCAATCGGAAGGCTTTGACTGGCACCCGGGTTTAATGCTAAACAATGCCACTTTACAGGTTCCGTTTTTAGCCGATTTGGTTACCATGGCCGATCCAACGAATAAATACAGCTTCTTAAATTACATCAAACAAAGCGGACGTGCTTATAAATTTTATATCCGCGAAAATTTCTTTATCTACAGAAGAGAGTACAATGAATATTGCAAATGGGCGGCGGCTCAGTTAAGCAACCTTAAATTTTCGCACAAGGTGATTTCAATTGACCCTGTTGATGATGTGTACAAAGTTACGGTGATCCATACTCAGTCGTGTGTTACGACAGTTTATTATACACATAAAATAGTTTTGGGTACGGGAACTTCACCACATGTACCTGATTTTATTGACACAGAAGCTCTTCCAAATGTGATTCATGCCTCTCAATATTTGTATTTCAAACCTCAGATTCAGAAAAATGCGTCGGTAACAATCATTGGTTCAGGACAAAGTGCTGCCGAGGTATTCCGTGATCTTTTACCGGATACGGAAGACGGATTGCAATTGAAATGGTTCACCCGTTCGTCACACTTCTTCCCGCTTGACAATAAATCCAAACTGACTTTGGAGCTGACTTCTCCGGAATATGTAGATCATTTTCACAGTCTTTCGGCACAAAAAAGAAAACAGCTTTTAGACAGTCAGCATGGGCTATACAAAGGGATTGATCACGAATTGATTAACGAGATTTTCGACAGCTTGTACGAGATGAGCTTAGAAGACACTCCACTAAATGTAGAATTGCGTTCGAATATGCGCCTGACTTCGGTAAAAGAAGATACGGATGGTTCGCATTTACTTGATTTTGTACAAACAGAACTGGAGCAGCCTTTCGAGGATCAAACCGATTATGTGATTCTGGCAACGGGTTACAAATATAAAGAACCCACAATTCTTTCAGGAATTCAGGACAAAATTGGCCGACTGGAAAATGGCTTATTCAAAGTACATCGCAATTATACTATTGACAAAAACGGTACGGATATTTTTGTTCAGAATGCTGAATTGCATACGCATGGACTTTCGACTCCGGACTTGGGAATGGGTGCTTATCGAAATTCGTACATCATTAACCAAATCGCTAATCGTGAAGTGTATAAGGTTGAAAAACGTATTGCTTTTCAACAATTCGGAGTACAAAGAGCAACTCCTGAATTTTCATCGGCGAATGTTTTGGAATTAGTAAACGAGCAAGTAAACCATTAG
- a CDS encoding GNAT family N-acetyltransferase, which yields MNTTDSTNFYQLAEQVNYKSLLNCYCREFSNWIQYEGVPKYDPALAEFMKTIDHSSFLKFDFTAIGQEVFAPLVYFSQSGVHAFGFPVVSRTIATDTFREINPIEFTELVAAYSKTENPDIDPVPTQKRMQNSIENLALYLEHYKNSDRTANNPEQSFIASEQSLILGHTVHPLPKSREGFTKDELVQYSPETQGQFPLHYFLIHPENVAEKSAEDYLITDYLRNEISKYANKNAKELLDFYSQYKVVPAHPWEANYLLEQKEVKEMQSRQLLFSLGQFGPSYAATSSVRTVYNDESEWMYKFSLHVKITNSFRVNYLHELNRGYDAAQLMKTDWGKGIQKDYPQIQLITDPAFITVVFEDKIIDGFSTSIRQNPFHGANANKNVTLVASLTQDNILTELPRIVTLIEESAKRQDLTVADTAIAWFKQYLNISLTPLIGIFNKYGFGSEFHQQNVMVEFDENLFPSKFYFRDNQGYFFRQGQVEELERLIPEFGKDSRSFIAEKRIIDFWGYYFLINHLLGIVSALGKNKLADEDTLLNLIYEAIRKEGESDVTGLVSHFTESVKLIVKGNLLTSLNNMDEASAPRTNPAVYKTFPNPLNRHYFSKKLIQPQANTTVFSRYFEKENVTITLRPVDVDKDLEMLHEWFHREHALKIWQMNWPIRDLEVFYRTLLPGGHSHSYIGEANGVPTFNIEVYWASRDIVGEYYDVLPSDYGTHQFIAPTDPKLKYGSPATQSMMDFVLSESKVGKMVGEGSVDSIASMMNKAHVGFKIQKVIEMPHKKANLNFCYREWYWAKFPAAEEFQKNIVSAPQV from the coding sequence ATGAATACCACAGACTCAACTAATTTTTACCAACTGGCAGAACAAGTAAACTACAAATCCCTGCTCAATTGCTATTGCAGAGAATTTAGCAATTGGATCCAATACGAAGGTGTTCCAAAATACGACCCTGCTTTGGCCGAATTTATGAAAACTATCGATCATAGTTCTTTTCTTAAATTTGATTTCACTGCTATTGGCCAGGAAGTTTTTGCTCCTTTGGTTTATTTTTCTCAAAGTGGCGTACATGCCTTCGGATTTCCCGTAGTGTCACGCACTATTGCGACAGATACATTCCGAGAAATAAATCCAATCGAATTTACAGAACTTGTTGCGGCATATTCTAAAACAGAAAACCCTGATATTGATCCTGTTCCTACGCAAAAACGTATGCAAAACAGCATCGAAAATCTGGCACTATATCTGGAACATTACAAAAACAGTGACCGTACAGCCAACAATCCGGAACAGTCTTTTATAGCTTCTGAACAATCTTTGATCCTGGGGCATACCGTGCATCCGTTGCCAAAAAGCAGAGAAGGATTTACAAAGGACGAATTGGTTCAATATTCTCCTGAAACCCAAGGACAATTCCCGCTTCACTATTTCCTGATTCACCCGGAAAATGTAGCCGAAAAAAGTGCCGAAGACTATCTGATCACCGATTATCTGAGAAATGAAATTTCAAAGTATGCCAATAAAAATGCCAAAGAATTACTGGATTTTTATTCGCAATACAAAGTAGTACCTGCACACCCTTGGGAAGCCAACTATCTATTAGAGCAAAAAGAAGTAAAAGAAATGCAATCCAGACAACTGCTTTTCAGTCTGGGGCAATTTGGTCCTTCCTATGCGGCAACCTCATCGGTTCGTACCGTGTACAATGACGAAAGCGAATGGATGTATAAATTCTCACTGCATGTGAAAATCACCAACTCTTTCCGCGTCAATTACCTACACGAACTTAATCGTGGTTATGATGCCGCGCAGTTGATGAAAACAGATTGGGGAAAAGGCATTCAGAAAGACTATCCACAAATTCAGCTGATTACCGATCCTGCATTCATCACGGTGGTTTTTGAAGATAAAATTATCGATGGTTTCAGTACTAGTATCCGTCAAAATCCTTTTCATGGAGCCAACGCCAATAAAAATGTGACGCTGGTAGCTTCTTTGACACAGGATAACATTTTGACTGAGCTGCCAAGAATCGTAACTCTGATTGAAGAATCGGCAAAAAGACAAGACTTAACAGTAGCAGACACTGCTATTGCCTGGTTCAAACAATACCTGAATATTAGCCTTACGCCTTTAATTGGTATTTTCAACAAATACGGATTTGGATCAGAATTTCACCAACAGAATGTAATGGTTGAATTCGATGAAAATCTTTTCCCTTCAAAATTCTATTTCAGAGACAATCAGGGATACTTTTTCCGTCAGGGACAAGTAGAAGAACTGGAACGTTTGATTCCGGAATTTGGTAAAGACAGCCGTTCTTTTATTGCTGAAAAAAGAATTATTGATTTCTGGGGTTATTATTTCTTAATCAATCACTTGCTTGGAATTGTGAGTGCTTTGGGTAAAAACAAACTTGCTGACGAAGATACTTTGCTTAACCTGATTTACGAAGCTATCAGAAAAGAGGGAGAATCAGATGTAACCGGCTTAGTTTCACATTTCACCGAAAGTGTCAAATTAATCGTAAAAGGAAATTTACTAACCAGTTTAAACAATATGGATGAGGCCAGTGCACCAAGAACCAATCCGGCGGTGTACAAAACTTTCCCAAATCCTTTAAACAGACACTATTTCTCTAAAAAATTAATTCAGCCACAAGCAAACACTACTGTTTTCAGCCGTTATTTTGAGAAAGAAAATGTAACCATCACCTTGCGTCCGGTAGATGTAGACAAAGATTTGGAGATGCTTCACGAGTGGTTTCACCGCGAACATGCTTTGAAAATCTGGCAGATGAACTGGCCAATCCGCGATTTGGAGGTGTTTTACCGCACGTTGCTTCCTGGTGGTCACTCGCACAGTTACATTGGAGAAGCTAATGGTGTTCCTACTTTTAATATCGAAGTATATTGGGCGAGCCGTGACATTGTGGGAGAATACTATGACGTACTTCCGTCTGATTATGGAACGCACCAGTTTATCGCGCCAACAGATCCGAAACTGAAATACGGCTCTCCGGCAACTCAGTCTATGATGGATTTTGTATTGAGCGAATCAAAAGTAGGCAAAATGGTAGGTGAAGGTTCTGTAGATTCTATCGCTTCGATGATGAACAAAGCTCACGTTGGATTTAAAATTCAGAAAGTAATCGAAATGCCTCATAAAAAAGCCAATCTGAACTTTTGTTACCGAGAATGGTACTGGGCTAAATTCCCGGCTGCCGAAGAGTTTCAAAAAAATATCGTTTCAGCCCCACAAGTTTAA